The following are from one region of the Ruficoccus sp. ZRK36 genome:
- the fabV gene encoding enoyl-ACP reductase FabV gives MVIKPKIRGFVCITSHPAGCAAHVQEEIDYVAKQGALEGGPKRVLVVGSSTGYGLSSRIVTAFGFGADTLGVFFERPSSNGRPASAGWYNTAAFTAAAEAKGLYAGNINGDAFSQEIKDKTIATIREKLGQVDLVIYSLASPRRTDPVSGETYKSVLKPVGSSFAAKTLDTDKKIISEQTIEPANEQEIADTVKVMGGEDWVMWMDALSEAGVLAEGAATLAYSYIGPEVTHPIYRSGTIGKAKEHLENTAATLTAKGHPAWVAINKAVVTQASSAIPVVPLYVSLLFKIMKEKGLHEGCIEQMYRLFAEKYNNGQPETDEAKRIRLDDWEMKPEVQEAVKALWPTVTSENLEEISDFAGYQKDFLQLFGFGLDGVDYEADVEADVPMDA, from the coding sequence ATGGTCATTAAGCCGAAAATTCGCGGATTTGTTTGCATCACCTCTCACCCCGCCGGGTGCGCCGCGCACGTGCAGGAAGAAATCGACTACGTCGCCAAGCAGGGAGCCCTCGAAGGCGGCCCCAAGCGCGTGCTCGTCGTAGGCTCCTCCACCGGGTACGGGCTCTCCTCGCGCATCGTCACGGCCTTCGGATTCGGGGCCGACACGCTGGGTGTGTTTTTCGAGCGCCCCAGCTCCAACGGCCGCCCCGCCAGCGCCGGCTGGTACAACACCGCAGCCTTCACCGCTGCTGCCGAGGCCAAGGGCCTCTACGCCGGTAACATCAACGGCGACGCTTTCTCCCAGGAGATCAAGGACAAGACGATTGCCACCATCCGCGAAAAGCTCGGTCAGGTGGACCTCGTCATTTACAGCCTCGCCTCCCCCCGCCGCACCGACCCGGTATCCGGCGAAACGTACAAGTCCGTGCTCAAGCCCGTCGGCTCCTCCTTTGCGGCCAAGACCCTCGACACCGACAAGAAGATCATTTCCGAGCAGACCATCGAACCGGCCAACGAGCAGGAAATCGCCGACACCGTCAAAGTCATGGGCGGCGAAGACTGGGTCATGTGGATGGACGCCCTGAGCGAAGCCGGTGTGCTCGCCGAAGGCGCGGCCACCCTCGCCTACTCCTACATCGGGCCGGAAGTCACCCACCCCATTTACCGCAGCGGTACCATCGGCAAGGCCAAGGAACACCTCGAAAACACCGCCGCCACCCTGACCGCCAAGGGGCACCCGGCCTGGGTCGCCATTAACAAGGCCGTCGTCACGCAGGCCAGCTCGGCCATCCCCGTGGTCCCGCTCTACGTGTCGCTTCTGTTCAAGATCATGAAGGAAAAGGGCCTGCACGAGGGCTGCATCGAGCAGATGTACCGGCTCTTCGCCGAGAAGTACAACAACGGCCAACCCGAAACCGACGAAGCCAAGCGCATTCGCCTCGACGACTGGGAGATGAAGCCCGAGGTTCAGGAAGCCGTTAAGGCGCTCTGGCCGACCGTCACCTCCGAAAACCTCGAAGAAATCTCCGACTTTGCCGGCTATCAGAAGGACTTCCTCCAGCTCTTCGGCTTTGGCCTGGACGGCGTGGACTACGAGGCCGATGTCGAGGCCGACGTGCCGATGGACGCCTGA
- a CDS encoding HAD family phosphatase — MASLQGALFDWDGVVIDSSSAHELSWDLLAEEEKMPLPEGHFKRGFGRKNTVIIPEILEWTTDAREIARLDARKEELYREIIRERGIDPLPGVRELLQGLMDAGIPCCVGSSTSRENIETIMDIADLRKYFADITSAEDVSAGKPDPEVFVKAAQKIHRLPEDCVVFEDAIHGIKAGLAGGMKVVAVATTHRLEDLGMADLAVYRLTDVDVPRLQSLF; from the coding sequence ATGGCGAGTCTGCAAGGAGCACTTTTTGACTGGGATGGCGTCGTGATCGACTCCTCCTCGGCGCATGAATTAAGCTGGGATCTCCTGGCCGAGGAAGAGAAAATGCCGCTGCCCGAGGGGCACTTCAAGCGCGGTTTCGGGCGCAAAAACACAGTTATTATCCCCGAGATCCTTGAGTGGACGACTGATGCCAGGGAGATTGCCCGCCTGGATGCCCGTAAGGAAGAACTCTACCGTGAGATCATCCGTGAGCGCGGCATTGATCCGCTGCCCGGTGTGCGCGAGCTGCTGCAGGGGCTGATGGATGCGGGTATCCCGTGCTGCGTCGGCTCCTCCACCTCTCGCGAGAATATCGAGACGATCATGGATATCGCCGACCTGCGCAAATACTTCGCGGACATCACCAGTGCCGAGGACGTCTCAGCCGGTAAGCCCGACCCGGAAGTCTTTGTCAAAGCTGCCCAGAAAATCCACCGTCTGCCCGAGGACTGTGTGGTCTTCGAGGATGCGATCCATGGTATCAAGGCTGGACTGGCCGGGGGGATGAAGGTTGTTGCCGTCGCTACGACGCACCGGCTGGAGGATCTCGGTATGGCGGATCTGGCCGTGTACCGCTTGACGGATGTGGATGTCCCCCGCCTGCAGTCTCTATTTTAG
- a CDS encoding DcaP family trimeric outer membrane transporter, with protein sequence MSLPCVVGAAQQEIDPATAQQLLQKLEAMEKRISQLETEVSDLREENQRLQTTADTAAPPALAEASKAAPAKAAQTEAAPAVVQKSATDASVAASKGTPAAVQVQAPPAAQLSIEKLPSNVPQGFIPVWGTDAYVKFSLTMQADVIGDTNNANSPGEFITSALPVFGQNDYGGGPNATISFRQSTLAFQGILETGHGPLNVQYANNFFANASTSQYGYYLLRFYGEWEGLRIGYGYSAMTDENAIPATLDYEGPNSLIITYNAQIRYTRALLDLGDAELVGLASLEAASPSVTNANSTDQRAPDIIAGAALRGDNWHVQATGVLSSFSSQTAVGTSDALGWGLSLSGAWNFTEDDELMAWASGGSGYANYLQDVSGLGLDAYVDASGQLQTIGAWGFGVGYEHSWTDAVSSTFTIGYINIDDENTGGVINPFVMHETYYASGNVVWQIFPELTVGAELMYGRKRAINGSDGDDFRLQITTRYSFNP encoded by the coding sequence TTGAGCCTGCCATGTGTGGTGGGAGCGGCACAACAGGAGATCGATCCGGCGACTGCGCAGCAGCTCCTGCAAAAGCTGGAGGCGATGGAGAAGCGCATCTCTCAGCTCGAGACTGAGGTCTCTGATCTGCGCGAAGAAAACCAGCGGCTTCAGACCACTGCGGATACCGCTGCTCCTCCCGCCCTTGCGGAGGCTTCGAAAGCCGCTCCCGCCAAAGCCGCTCAAACTGAGGCGGCACCTGCTGTTGTCCAGAAGAGCGCCACGGACGCATCCGTAGCGGCTTCTAAGGGCACGCCTGCCGCGGTGCAGGTCCAGGCTCCACCTGCGGCCCAGTTGTCGATCGAAAAACTTCCCTCCAATGTGCCCCAGGGCTTTATCCCGGTCTGGGGGACGGATGCGTATGTGAAGTTCTCGCTCACCATGCAGGCGGACGTCATCGGCGATACGAATAATGCCAACAGCCCCGGCGAATTTATAACCTCGGCGCTGCCGGTTTTCGGGCAGAACGACTACGGTGGCGGCCCGAATGCTACGATTAGCTTCAGGCAGTCCACGCTGGCATTTCAGGGGATTCTGGAGACCGGCCACGGCCCTCTCAATGTGCAGTACGCGAACAACTTTTTCGCAAACGCCAGCACATCCCAGTATGGCTACTACTTGCTGCGTTTCTACGGTGAGTGGGAGGGCCTGCGCATCGGCTACGGGTACAGTGCCATGACGGACGAGAATGCCATCCCGGCCACGCTCGACTACGAGGGGCCAAATTCACTGATCATCACGTATAACGCCCAGATTCGCTATACCCGCGCTTTGCTCGATCTGGGGGATGCCGAGCTGGTCGGGCTTGCCTCGCTGGAGGCGGCCAGCCCGAGCGTGACCAACGCCAACTCCACCGACCAGCGCGCTCCGGATATCATTGCCGGTGCAGCACTGCGCGGGGATAACTGGCATGTGCAGGCCACCGGTGTGTTGAGCAGTTTCTCCTCGCAGACCGCGGTGGGTACCTCGGATGCTCTGGGCTGGGGGTTGTCGTTGTCCGGTGCCTGGAACTTTACCGAGGACGACGAGTTGATGGCCTGGGCCAGTGGCGGCAGTGGTTATGCCAACTACTTGCAGGATGTTTCCGGGCTCGGGCTCGACGCCTATGTGGATGCCTCGGGCCAGCTGCAGACCATCGGGGCCTGGGGCTTTGGCGTGGGCTATGAGCACAGCTGGACTGATGCGGTCAGCTCGACCTTTACCATCGGTTACATCAATATCGATGACGAGAACACGGGGGGCGTCATCAATCCCTTTGTCATGCACGAGACCTACTACGCCTCTGGTAATGTGGTCTGGCAGATATTTCCGGAGCTCACCGTCGGTGCCGAGTTGATGTACGGGCGCAAGCGCGCCATCAACGGCAGCGATGGGGATGATTTCCGTTTGCAGATAACGACTCGTTACAGCTTCAACCCCTAA
- the adiC gene encoding arginine/agmatine antiporter, which yields MGLAKHAGKVGVVPATLMVAGNIMGSGVFMLPANLAATGGIAIYGWLVTITGAVCLALVYAKMSAIDDSPGGSYAYARRSFGPFVGYQTNLLYWLGSWIGNVALAVVGVGYLSYFIPALNAPWVLAIACLAMIWLFTFINILGPRLTAHVQSVATILALVAIVGVAILGWFKFSGETYMAAWNVSGKGDFAAIQGVLNVTLWSFIGVETAAVAAGVVDNPKKNVPIATIGGVVLAAITYVLSCTAIMGAIPNEQLVKSAAPFADCAKLVFGEIGGAAVSICAAVGCLGSLGGWILATAQTAKAAADDGLFPKIFGHQNKHGVPVKGLLIVAVLMTATQLLTVSPSASKEFGVISSIAVLMTVVAYLYVASALIRFIGSERRKWLTGTIIFITLAYCSWAMIGSNAKQVAWLAVCIMISAACYSFNRLRRDDEPPHEHEGKPEHALPPAAEPRR from the coding sequence ATGGGATTAGCCAAACACGCCGGCAAGGTCGGTGTCGTGCCCGCGACGCTGATGGTGGCTGGTAATATCATGGGCTCGGGTGTTTTTATGCTCCCGGCCAATCTCGCCGCTACCGGCGGCATCGCCATCTATGGGTGGCTGGTCACGATCACGGGGGCCGTGTGCCTGGCCCTGGTCTATGCGAAGATGTCCGCTATCGACGACAGCCCTGGTGGTTCCTACGCCTACGCGCGCCGTAGCTTTGGCCCCTTTGTCGGCTATCAGACGAACCTGCTCTACTGGCTCGGGAGCTGGATCGGTAACGTCGCGCTGGCGGTGGTCGGTGTGGGGTATCTGAGCTACTTCATCCCCGCGCTGAATGCGCCGTGGGTGCTGGCCATAGCTTGCCTGGCGATGATCTGGCTCTTCACCTTTATCAATATCCTCGGTCCTCGCCTGACCGCACACGTGCAGTCGGTGGCGACGATTCTCGCACTTGTCGCGATTGTGGGGGTGGCCATCCTCGGCTGGTTCAAGTTCAGCGGCGAAACCTATATGGCGGCCTGGAACGTGAGCGGCAAAGGCGACTTTGCGGCGATTCAGGGGGTGCTGAACGTTACGCTCTGGTCCTTCATCGGGGTGGAAACAGCCGCAGTCGCAGCCGGGGTGGTGGACAACCCGAAGAAGAACGTCCCCATCGCCACCATTGGCGGGGTCGTGTTGGCGGCGATTACCTATGTGCTTTCGTGTACCGCGATCATGGGCGCTATTCCGAATGAGCAGCTGGTCAAGTCGGCCGCGCCCTTCGCGGACTGCGCGAAACTGGTCTTCGGCGAAATCGGCGGAGCGGCGGTCAGCATCTGTGCGGCAGTCGGCTGCCTGGGGTCGCTCGGGGGCTGGATTCTGGCGACGGCGCAGACGGCCAAGGCTGCCGCTGACGATGGCCTGTTCCCGAAGATTTTTGGTCACCAGAATAAGCATGGCGTCCCCGTGAAGGGGTTGCTCATCGTCGCTGTGCTCATGACAGCCACGCAGCTGCTGACGGTTTCGCCCTCGGCCAGCAAGGAGTTTGGGGTCATCTCGTCCATCGCGGTTTTGATGACGGTGGTGGCTTACCTCTATGTGGCTTCGGCCCTCATTCGTTTTATCGGCAGTGAGCGCCGCAAGTGGCTGACCGGTACGATTATTTTTATCACGCTGGCCTACTGCTCATGGGCCATGATCGGCTCCAATGCCAAGCAGGTCGCCTGGCTCGCCGTGTGCATCATGATCTCCGCCGCCTGCTACAGCTTCAATCGCCTGCGTCGTGACGACGAGCCCCCGCACGAGCACGAGGGCAAGCCCGAGCACGCCTTGCCACCGGCTGCGGAGCCGCGCAGATAA